One Drechmeria coniospora strain ARSEF 6962 chromosome 01, whole genome shotgun sequence genomic region harbors:
- a CDS encoding transcriptional regulator Cti6, whose protein sequence is MAPPSPRRSSRARPINNALSQNSSVSSGTSGRLDRNARSNNKPASGKSTPSTSLSSEPPDDLEYSLLNRRRKRGQDEEQDKVGQIVMMGIANGNDDLQDEEDEAVRCICGSDEYPGLPPVEGPDAEFFAAIELTDDVTGFFVQCDICKVWQHGACVGIFTAESSPDEYFCEQCRKDLHKIHSATNGQKYSKFLPLHRHQRTTSRGSLVVKDGARSPKTGNSKSNRLGSASLAAKRRCTMNSRDAAYDDELLRRVIEASKEDVPTESGESLSRRAKRGRSDSDEHISMVKRQRTGSRSVSPARPAEQPDTSAGGGSDDESNTRNGSKKNRHSRNQREKSEKEDRDRQRQEAASKRKGRAERRRAEGVHRIRGWMPPGLTWAYADSDLSEETPLAVAKLAQAKGVEQAATDESPTATQPPGTPPMSQSRAASAQKKGPRSSHKRGKGRNQYSRDRDQDGDESRVRSTSRDLSKNADETCQPKGSAFEGKYGSKGKLAAAGKMSMLDMKRRVGAIMEFISRTQLDLAAENGSSSSGGETPQRPEPSRTNGDAAADDEHPDGPTTDGEALGEGSAKGFKELNCMEMMDVLTRDMVKWQNQYS, encoded by the exons ATggcaccgccctcgccccgAAGATCCTCAAGAGCCCGCCCAATCAACAACGCCTTGTCACAAAACTCGTCCGTGTCGTCGGGGACGTCCGGACGACTAGACCGCAACGCCCGATCCAACAACAAACCCGCCTCGGGCAAATCCACGCCCAGCACCTCACTGTCGTCCGAGCCTCCCGACGATCTCGAATATAGCCTCCTCAACCGAAGACGCAAGCGTGGCCAAGACGAAGAGCAGGATAAAGTCGGCCAAATAGTCATGATGGGGATCGCCAATGGAAATGACGACCtccaggacgaggaggacgaggctgTCCGCTGCATCTGCGGCTCCGATGAATACCCCGGCCTCCCGCCCGTCGAAGGCCCCGACGCGGAAttcttcgccgccatcgaaCTCACGGACGATGTCACGGGATTCTTCGTGCAATGCGACATTTGCAAGGTCTGGCAGCACGGTGCCTGCGTCGGCATCTTTACCGCCGAGAGCTCACCCGATGAATACTTTTGCGAGCAGTGCCGCAAGGATCTTCACAAGATTCACTCGGCCACCAACGG ACAAAAATACTCCAAGTTCCTCCCTCTCCACCGTCACCAACGGACGACTTCACGAGGCAGCTTGGTTGTCAAGGACGGCGCCCGATCCCCGAAGACGGGAAACTCCAAATCCAACCGGCTCGGCTCCGCTTCATTGGCCGCCAAGAGACGTTGTACGATGAACAGCCGCGATGCCGCGTACGATGACGAGCTGCTGCGTCGAGTGATAGAGGCCAGCAAAGAAGACGTGCCCACCGAGTCGGGCGAAAGCCTTTCGCGCCGAGCAAAGCGTGGTCGCAGCGACAGCGATGA GCACATCTCCATGGTCAAACGACAACGAACCGGATCCCGATCCGTGTCCCCggcgcggccggccgagcaACCGGACACAAGCGCCGGTGGAGGgtcggacgacgagtcgAACACGCGAAACGGGTCGAAGAAGAACCGACACAGCAGAAACCAGCGCGAGAAATCGGAAAAGGAGGACAGGGACCGCCAGCGGCAAGAGGCTGCGAGCAAGAGGAAAGGACGAGCCGAGCGCCGACGCGCAGAAGGTGTGCACCGCATTCGTGGTTGGATGCCACCAGGGCTGACGTGGGCCTACGCAGATTCCGATCTCTCCGAGGAGACGCCACTGGCGGTGGCCAAACTCGCCCAGGCCAAGGGCGTGGAACAAGCAGCGACGGACGAGTCACCCACCGCGACGCAGCCTCCCGGCACGCCACCGATGAGCCAGTCGAGGGCTGCCAGTGCCCAGAAGAAGGGTCCCAGAAGCAGTCACAAGCGGGGCAAGGGACGAAATCAGTACAGCAGAGATCGCGACCAAGATGGCGACGAGTCACGGGTTCGGTCCACGTCGCGGGACCTTTCGAAAAATGCCGACGAAACGTGCCAGCCTAAAGGCTCGGCCTTTGAAGGGAAATACGGGTCCAAGGGCAAGCTCGCGGCGGCAGGCAAGATGAGCATGCTAGACATGAAgcgccgcgtcggcgcgatCATGGAGTTCATCTCGAGGACGCAGCTGGATTTGGCTGCGGAGAACGGAAGCTCGAGCAGCGGCGGTGAGACGCCGCAGAGGCCGGAGCCGTCTCGCACgaacggcgacgccgccgccgacgacgagcatccGGACGGCCCAACGACAGATGGAGAGGCGTTGGGCGAAGGGTCCGCAAAAGGGTTCAAGGAGCTCAACTGCATGGAGATGATGGACGTTCTGACTCGCGATATGGTCAAGTGGCAAAACCAGTACTCTTGA
- a CDS encoding Boron transporter 1: protein MANDVYGDIPWAVSGGQRHMRSRGRYLYSSGSCGEFDIALGPPFSMAAPDGMPMTKVSPSSDKTETAARREPADVPARGHDVNDGRPARGRYFGPGGKLRPFRLLAGDAGRLRTRWWSDWVVFNQQVVASTVYIFFTNILPGITFASDLYVLTGRSWGTIEVVFSTGLCGVIFALFSAQPLTILGVTGPFSVLAENIYALCETRFHVDFLSVMAWSLLHAGWMLLLLAVFNAHDWTMQYVTHFSADIFSLLNSVIYFHKAALELRRTHDSVSLAAFLYAVIGAVGTCLLAMLLSTANAWRPLFHRYVRLGLAEYAAAISIVLFIGIPHMGELAGLDHERLAVQTTFRPSSPDRSVFGVRFWTLPIGWVFLSVVPGAVVAVLFYFDHEISSIICTVPRYGTQKPGGFAWDVALLGLTTMLCGALGIPPANGLLPQAPLHSESLLHYADENPHRHPSQGRGQGGGGGRRRVPRTYEQRYSHLIQAVLILAFVSPPLQRLLGLAQTSVLAGLFLFMGYQSLAVNPILGRVGQLVTPLSELPELPTGVRWRAVHGYTLSQLLLTGAVFATTLTVAAPGFPLLIVALVPARLTLAGRIWSRETLRAVDGWACRPGKPEDGAGDDAEHGAGEAAVEEARAPVPAFDAEKGTMPVSRGG, encoded by the exons ATGGCCAATGATGTGTATGGAGACATCCCGTGGGCGGTCAGCGGCGGCCAGAGACACATGCGAAGCCGTGGTCGctacctgtact CATCCGGCTCCTGCGGTGAATTCGACATAGCCCTCGGCCCCCCCTTTTCGATGGCAGCCCCCGACGGCATGCCCATGACGAAAGTCTCACCGAGCTCGGACAAGACAgagacggcggcaaggcgggAACCGGCGGATGTTCCGGCGCGGGGCCATGATGTCAACGACggtcggccggcgaggggacGTTATTTCGGACCCGGCGGCAAGCTGCGTCCGTTtcgtctcctcgccggcgacgctggcCGGCTGCGGACGCGGTGGTGGTCGGACTGGGTCGTCTTCAATCAGCAGGTCGTCGCCAGCACCGTCTACATCTTCTTCACCAATATCCTGCCCGGCATCACGTTTGCGAGCGACTTGTACGTCCTGACGGGCCGCTCGTGGGGCACCATCGAGGTCGTCTTCAGCACCGGCCTGTGTGGGGTCATCTTTGCCCT CTTCTCGGCGCAGCCCCTGaccatcctcggcgtcacGGGCCCCTTCTCCGTGTTGGCGGAAAACATCTATGCGCTGTGCGAAACTCGCTTCCAT GTCGACTTCCTCTCCGTCATGGCTTGGTCCCTTCTGCATGCCGGCTGGATGctcctgctgctggccgtctTCAACGCGCATGACTGGACCATGCAGTACGTGACGCACTTCAGTGCCGACATCTTCTCTCTGCTCAACAGCGTCATCTACTTCCACAAGGCCGCGCTCGAGCTGCGGCGGACCCACGACAGCGTCTCGttggccgccttcctctacgccgtcatcggcgccgtcggcacctgCCTGCTGGCCATGCTTCTCTCGACGGCCAACGCGTGGCGGCCCCTGTTCCACCGGTACGTGCGGCTCGGTCTCGCCGAGTACGCGGCCGCCATCTCCATCGTCCTCTTCATCGGCATACCGCACATGGGCGAGCTCGCAGGCCTCGACCACGAACGGCTGGCGGTTCAGACGACCTTTCGGCCCTCGAGCCCTGACCGGTCCGTCTTCGGCGTGCGCTTCTGGACGCTGCCCATCGGCTGGGTGTTCCTGTCCGTCGtccccggcgccgtcgtcgccgtcctcttctACTTTGACCACGAGATCAGCAGCATCATCTGCACGGTGCCGCGGTACGGCACCCAGAAGCCGGGTGGCTTCGCCTGGGACGTCGCGCTGCTGGGTCTGACGACGATGCTctgcggcgccctcggcatcccGCCCGCCAACGGCCTGCTGCCCCAAGCGCCCCTGCACTCGGAGTCGCTGCTGCACTACGCCGACGAGAACCCGCACCGGCATCCGTCGCAGGGCCGAGgtcagggcggcggcggcggacggcggcgggtgcCGAGGACGTACGAGCAGCGGTACTCGCACCTCATACAGGCCGTCTTGATTCTCGCtttcgtctcgccgccgctgcagcggctcctcggcctcgcccagacatccgtcctcgccgggcTCTTTCTCTTCATGGGTTACCAATCGCTCGCGGTGAATCCGATCCTCGGGCGCGTCGGTCAGCTTGTCACGCCGCTCTCGGAACTACCGGAGCTGCCGACGGGGGTGAGGTGGCGCGCCGTCCACGGATACACCCTCTCGCAGCTTCTCCTGACGGGTGCCGTCTTCGCCACCACCTTGACAGTGGCGGCACCTGGGTTCCccctcctcatcgtcgccctcgtgcCGGCTCGCCTGACGCTCGCGGGCCGCATCTGGTCCCGCGAGACGCTACGGGCCGTCGATGGATGGGCGTGCCGGCCGGGAAAGCCCGAAGATGGTGCTGGAGATGATGCTGAGCATGGTGCCGGGGAGGCTGCCGTGGAGGAAGCGCGGGCTCCCGTGCCAGCGTTTGATGCTGAGAAAGGAACAATGCCTGTGAGTCGAGGCGGATAA